The genomic interval CCTGTGTCGCGCCAAATGATTATTGGAGGTAACCCTCTACATATAGTGGGCGGTTGAGTTAACTGCATACCCAGTTTAATAAAATATGACATGAAAGCCCGTGAAGCGATGCTGAACGGGGTACGAATCCTTGCGGATGCGGTTGTTGTTACCTTGGGTCCCAGAGGAAGAAATGTCGTCATCGACAAATCATGGGGTTCGCCGACGATCACCAAAGACGGCGTCACAGTGGCCAAAGAAATCGAATTGGAAGACAGGTTCGAAAACATGGGCGCCCAGATGGTAAAGGAAGTCGCCAGCAAAACCAGTGACACGGCCGGTGATGGCACCACCACTGCCACGCTTTTGGCCAGATCTATTTATGAAGAGGGGCAGAAGTTGGTGGCGGCCGGCAATGATCCCATGGCCATTAAACGGGGGATTGATGCCGCGGTAGCAGTAGTGGTGAAAGAACTTCAAAATTTGAGCAAACCCACCCAGGACCAGCGCGAAATCGCCCAGGTCGGCACCATTTCGGCGAACAATGATGAAACCATCGGCAAAATCATTGCCGAGGCCATGAATAAAGTCGGTAAAGAAGGGGTCATCACCGTTGAAGAAGCCAAAAGCATGGAAACAACACTTGAAGTTGTTGAAGGCATGCAGTTTGATCGTGGATACCTATCGCCATATTTTGTGACCAATGCCGAAAAGATGGTCGCCACTCTGGAAGATGCTTACATTCTGATCAACGAGAAAAAGATCAGCAACATGAAAGATTTTTTGCCCATCCTTGAACAAACCGCGAAAATGGGCAAACCGCTCCTGATCATTGCGGAAGATATAGACGGCGAAGCTTTGGCGACACTGGTTGTCAACAAGTTGAGAGGCACCCTGCAGGTAGCCGCGGTTAAAGCGCCGGGTTTCGGCGACAGACGAAAAGAGATGCTGGAAGACATAGCCGTTTTAGTCGGCGGTCAGGTGGTCTCCGAGGATTTAGGAACCAAATTGGAAAGTGTAACGGTTGCAGACCTCGGCAAGGCCAAACGGATTAACATCGATAAAGACAACACCACCATCGTCGACGGCGCCTGTTCGCGCGCGGCCATCGAGGGCCGGGTGAAGCAGATTCGAGCTCAAATCGAAGAAACCACCTCCGACTACGATCGTGAAAAACTTCAGGAGCGGTTGGCCAAACTGATCGGCGGGGTGGCGGTGATCAGCGTGGGGGCAGCCACAGAGACGGAAATGAAGGAGAAAAAAGCCCGGGTCGAAGATGCCCTTAATGCAACCCGTGCGGCTGTAGAGGAAGGGATCGTGCCTGGCGGAGGGGTGGCGCTGGTTCGCTGTCTGTCCGCGCTGGAGAAAATGAGAATCAAAGCCGATCAAAAGCTGGGGGTGAAAGTTGTCATGCGCGCCATGGAGGAACCACTGCGTCAGATTGCCAACAATGCCGGTTCTGAAGGTTCCGTCGTCATCGCTAAAGTCAAAAACGGCGAGGGCGCTTTCGGCTACAATGCCGAAACGGACGCCTATGAAGATCTGTTGAAAGCCGGTGTAATGGATCCGACCAAAGTGGTCCGTCTCGCACTACAAAATGCAGCCAGTGTGGCTTCACTCATGCTGACCACCCAGGCCATGGTTGCAGAAAAACCCAAAGAAAAAAAGGGGGCGCATCCGGGCGCTCAAGGAATGGGCGGCGAAATGGATGAAATGATGTAAACCTCCGTAAAAGGGAGATCATTACGATGAAGAAAAAAGCTATGGCGTATTGGAGTGCTGTTTGCCCTGGATGTAATTTTGGAAGGAAATATCCAAATTCATTTATAGGCAAACGGGTAGTTGAACATTGGAAAAAAGGTTGTCCTGCAAATGAAGCTTATATAGAAGTATTAGGAAAGAAGGAAGAAAAAAACAAGCAAAATAATTGAAGCCGGATGACCCGCTAATGAGTTAGTTTTAATAGCGGGAAAACACGATTGATATTGAAGCCCTGTCACTATGAAGTCGACAGGGCTTTTTGTTTTTTTACGAGAAAAAAAGAGAATTGCCGGCTTCCCAAGCTCATAAATTATCGCATTATTCTGAGATATCTACAGCCTTAATCATACAAATTTGCTTAATTGTCTCTATCGCTTTCATTGTCAGCTTTTTTATATTCCCATTTGCCGTGTTCATTTATATAAGAATTCAAAACCCAACTAACAATGCTTATCAGGAGTGAACCAGATAAAGCAGGCCAAAACCCATCGAGCTCGAAACCGGAAACTACACCTGAAGCCATCAATAGTAAGATTGCGTTTATCACAAAGGTAAAGATCCCTAAGGTCATGATATTTAGCGGCAGGGTCAGCATGATTAATATTGGCCTAAAAAAGGCGTTTAGGATTCCCAATATGGCGGCTGCAGAGAGTGCGGACAAAAACCCGCTCACACGTATTCCATTAAGCAGATAAGATGCGATTATGATCGCAATGGTTAAAACAAGCCACCTTATAAAAATACCCATAATAGTATCTCCCGTTTATCCATTAATATTATCAAGCATACTACTAACTAAGGCCGAGGACTCCTTGCCAGCAACGACAATGCTTATCCACGGTGATCATTTTGGCACCAAGTCTGTCGTTTCAGGTATGCTTGAAATTCTTTGAGAACATACTTGTCGGGAAAATCAGGATGGGAAAAATAATTTAACGTACTTTTGATAAAAGAATCCATCAATCCGTGCAGCACCGCGTCTTTTTCCCGCTCGTCGATATAGTGGCGTTCCCTTTTCTGTTGGAAACGTACGGCTTCCCCCAGAGTATTTCTAATTTCCACGACACTGTAATTTGAAAGCTGTTGATTGGTTAACAGCGAGTCGGTTAATGGAATATCGATCCGCGCAATCATCCCAACGTACCACCGGTCACCGGCCAGTTTGCGGGAAATGTCATAAAAGTCTAATTTCAAACCATTACTGAGTTCCATTGTTTTTATCAATGTCTGTTCCATCTCGCGTTCACCGTTTTGGGTTATTTTTTAGCTCAAGGATGATTTCATATCTCTTGTTCCTTAGTCGCTCGTCTCAACCCTTTTGATCAACCGTGTGAAGTTTTACGTGCACCAATCTTAAAACCGCTAAGCTGCCGCATGCATACAGTTAAGCAAATCGTTGACTGAAACGGTTGCTATACCGGAATTGACATCAGACATGGCGTAAGGGATGACCAATTTGTTATTATGAATTAGCGCACCGCAGGAATATACAACATTGGGTACATATCCCTCACGCTCTTTCTCATGCGGGGCAAGCAACGGCTCATCCAGGCAGGCGATGACTTTTGTCGGATTTTCAAGATCAAGCAGTATGGCGCCGATGCAATACTGACGCATGGGCCCGACACCGTGGGTGAGCACGATCCAGCCTTCATTGGTTTCAAGGGGTGACCCGCAGTTGCCGATCTGGATGAATTCCCAGGAATATTCAGGCTCCTGGATGATTTGGGACTTCTGCCAGAAATGGATATTGTCTGAGAACATGATATGATTGTTTTCACCGTCCTGGCGCGAGAGCATGGCATAACGGCCGCCGATTTTCCGGGAAAAAAGCGCCATGCCTTTGTTTTGTACGGCTTTACCGTTGAGCGTTAAAATGTTGAACCTGATAAAATCCTTTGTTTCAATCAACTGCGGTAATATTGTAATGCCGTTGTAAGCGGTATAGGTCGCATAATAGACGACCTCCCCGTTGTCATTGAAAAATTGAACGAAACGGGCATCTTCAATGCCCCTGCTTTCGTTTTTCGAAACGGGAAAGATCACCCGTTCGGATATACTGTGATCGGGGTGGAAACTCACCTCGTAGTTGGAATCCGCAAGCCAGCATATCACTTCGAAGGTTCTGTTTTGGATCGTTATTGAAAATTGCGGTTTTGCGCGAAGTATTTCGATTTTTTCTATTAATTCGTTATACGTAAAATTTTCCGACAGCTGATGAAGAATATGGGCGGTTATCTCATTGCCGGCCCCCATTTCATTGAGCTTGCGCTGGAAGGGATTGAGCTTGTAAACCGGGTCTAATTGGAGGTCCGGCGTTTCTACAAAATCACTGATCGGATCGAAGAGAATCCTATTGTAGCGGTCAAGGATGCCGCTGCGAAATACAATTGACGAAACATGGCCTTCCCCGGTTGCCCGCAGGCTCATGATAAAGCGTAAACTGCCTTTGTTCAGATGGCTTTGATCAGGATGGGGGACGATGGAAGGGTTGAAAAGAGCGGCCGATTCAATAGAGTACTCCTTGGTAAAGTAAGCGCCGATGAGGGCCTTTTGGACATCGCTGAGCATGGCATCCCGGGGAAGATAAGCTTTCACTTCTTTTAAATGCCGCTCAAAAATGTGCCCGATGTCTGCGTGCCTTCCGGAAAAGTCGATCATTATTTGTGCAATTAAATTTTCGGCCGCCGCATCCGGCAAGCGCATTATCCGTTGAATTATTTTAGAGATGCGATAGCTCTCATCGGGAAGATGAAGCCGGGTGATCACCCGTGAAGTATCCCCTACGATCTTATTCGCTTTTCTTTTAACTTTCAGCTTTTGACGTTTTTCAGGGTGCATATTATTGTGTCCTTAGCGTTGTAAGTCTGTTAATTTTGGTGAATTGTCAATTCCAGCCTATCCTCGATGTTGAATCTCCGGTCTGCGATCACACGACAATGCGCATCTACATCGGTGGCCGGGAAACCGAGAGGCAGAGCGCTACCAATTCATCAATGACGGCCGTGCCGGCACACATGACCGAATCCGCTCCGCCCCAGTATATTTTTACCGTACCGTCGTCTTCCGGAACAGCGCCGCAGGTAAAGACAACATTGGGGACATAGCCGGTTACCTCCCAAGGGTCCTCCGGCTGCAATATCCACTGATCGGAAACGCCGATGATGTTGGCCGGATCACCAAGGTCATGCAAGGCCGCGCCGAGACGATACACCGTTCCGGACATGGTCTTAAAAACGCCATGGTAAATATGAAGCCAGCCTTTCTCGGTTTTAAATGGCGGTGCGCCGGGCCCGATTTTCATTTCATCCCAGTGATAGGCCATCGGTTTCATAATCACCCGGGAATCACCCCAGTGCACGAGGTCGGGAGAATAGGAAATCCAGATCGACCAGGACGAAATTTCGGAATGCGGCCGGTCCAGACGCACATACCGATCGCCGAACTTTTCAGGAAAAATGACCACATTGCGCAGATCGGCCTGGGTGATCAGCGCAATGCGTTCCACTTTTTCAAAATCCCGGGTGCGCGCCAGGGCAATCCGCACGCCGTGACGGGAATAGGCGCTATAGGTCAGCAGATATTCTCCCGCTACGGGGCAAATTCTAAGATCCTCGACCCCGAACGCTTCATATTCGGCAAAAATATTGTCCGTTGAAG from Desulfobacterales bacterium carries:
- the groL gene encoding chaperonin GroEL (60 kDa chaperone family; promotes refolding of misfolded polypeptides especially under stressful conditions; forms two stacked rings of heptamers to form a barrel-shaped 14mer; ends can be capped by GroES; misfolded proteins enter the barrel where they are refolded when GroES binds) → MPSLIKYDMKAREAMLNGVRILADAVVVTLGPRGRNVVIDKSWGSPTITKDGVTVAKEIELEDRFENMGAQMVKEVASKTSDTAGDGTTTATLLARSIYEEGQKLVAAGNDPMAIKRGIDAAVAVVVKELQNLSKPTQDQREIAQVGTISANNDETIGKIIAEAMNKVGKEGVITVEEAKSMETTLEVVEGMQFDRGYLSPYFVTNAEKMVATLEDAYILINEKKISNMKDFLPILEQTAKMGKPLLIIAEDIDGEALATLVVNKLRGTLQVAAVKAPGFGDRRKEMLEDIAVLVGGQVVSEDLGTKLESVTVADLGKAKRINIDKDNTTIVDGACSRAAIEGRVKQIRAQIEETTSDYDREKLQERLAKLIGGVAVISVGAATETEMKEKKARVEDALNATRAAVEEGIVPGGGVALVRCLSALEKMRIKADQKLGVKVVMRAMEEPLRQIANNAGSEGSVVIAKVKNGEGAFGYNAETDAYEDLLKAGVMDPTKVVRLALQNAASVASLMLTTQAMVAEKPKEKKGAHPGAQGMGGEMDEMM
- a CDS encoding phage holin family protein, which gives rise to MGIFIRWLVLTIAIIIASYLLNGIRVSGFLSALSAAAILGILNAFFRPILIMLTLPLNIMTLGIFTFVINAILLLMASGVVSGFELDGFWPALSGSLLISIVSWVLNSYINEHGKWEYKKADNESDRDN
- a CDS encoding glycoside hydrolase family 130 protein, translated to MHPEKRQKLKVKRKANKIVGDTSRVITRLHLPDESYRISKIIQRIMRLPDAAAENLIAQIMIDFSGRHADIGHIFERHLKEVKAYLPRDAMLSDVQKALIGAYFTKEYSIESAALFNPSIVPHPDQSHLNKGSLRFIMSLRATGEGHVSSIVFRSGILDRYNRILFDPISDFVETPDLQLDPVYKLNPFQRKLNEMGAGNEITAHILHQLSENFTYNELIEKIEILRAKPQFSITIQNRTFEVICWLADSNYEVSFHPDHSISERVIFPVSKNESRGIEDARFVQFFNDNGEVVYYATYTAYNGITILPQLIETKDFIRFNILTLNGKAVQNKGMALFSRKIGGRYAMLSRQDGENNHIMFSDNIHFWQKSQIIQEPEYSWEFIQIGNCGSPLETNEGWIVLTHGVGPMRQYCIGAILLDLENPTKVIACLDEPLLAPHEKEREGYVPNVVYSCGALIHNNKLVIPYAMSDVNSGIATVSVNDLLNCMHAAA
- a CDS encoding glycoside hydrolase family 130 protein produces the protein MKMHHPVIKRFKKNPILTKKDVPYPVATVHNAGIVKHNDRYIMLFRSHLLNGRSIIGRADSEDGFSFTVHPNPFLIPSTDNIFAEYEAFGVEDLRICPVAGEYLLTYSAYSRHGVRIALARTRDFEKVERIALITQADLRNVVIFPEKFGDRYVRLDRPHSEISSWSIWISYSPDLVHWGDSRVIMKPMAYHWDEMKIGPGAPPFKTEKGWLHIYHGVFKTMSGTVYRLGAALHDLGDPANIIGVSDQWILQPEDPWEVTGYVPNVVFTCGAVPEDDGTVKIYWGGADSVMCAGTAVIDELVALCLSVSRPPM